Proteins from a genomic interval of Burkholderia cepacia GG4:
- a CDS encoding nitrite/sulfite reductase, translated as MYQYDQYDQTIVDERVAQYRDQVRRRLSGELSEDEFRPLRLQNGLYMQRHAYMHRIAIPYGNLRSEQLRMLARIAREHDRGYGHFSTRSNIQFNWVELEDTPEILAKLASVQMHAIQTSGNCIRNITADQFAGVAQDEEIDPRPWSEILRQWSTFHPEFAWLPRKFKIAVSGSKDDRAAVQIHDLGVYLKKNEQGEVVASILAGGGLGRTPIVGAVIKEDLPWQHLITYCEAVLRVYNRYGRRDNLYKARIKILVKALSPAKFAQQVEEEWQHLKDGPSTLTQAELDRVSQYFQPPVYEKLADTDASFEQHLLENKAFARWVERNVAPHKVPGYAAVTLSLKDHRVAPGDATDAQMDLVADWADAYSFGELRVSHEQNLILANVKKRDLFAVWEKAKAAGFATPNIGLLTDIIACPGGDFCSLANAKSIPIALAIQQRFDDLDYVYDLGDLSLNISGCMNSCGHHHVGNIGILGVDKDGAEWYQVSLGGEQGTGHNGARLGRVIGPSFSAEEVPDVIAKLIDTFVEARVDGERFIDTYDRIGIAPFKERVYAARQAVNA; from the coding sequence ATGTATCAGTACGACCAGTACGACCAGACGATCGTCGACGAGCGAGTCGCGCAGTACCGCGATCAGGTGCGCCGCCGCCTGTCGGGCGAGTTGAGCGAAGACGAGTTCCGTCCGCTGCGCCTGCAGAACGGCCTGTACATGCAGCGCCACGCGTACATGCACCGCATCGCGATTCCGTACGGCAACCTGCGCAGCGAGCAGCTCCGCATGCTGGCGCGCATCGCCCGCGAGCACGATCGCGGCTACGGCCACTTCTCGACCCGCTCGAACATCCAGTTCAACTGGGTCGAGCTGGAAGATACGCCCGAGATCCTCGCGAAGCTCGCGTCGGTGCAGATGCACGCGATCCAGACGTCGGGCAACTGCATCCGCAACATCACGGCCGACCAGTTCGCCGGCGTCGCACAGGACGAGGAAATCGATCCGCGTCCGTGGTCCGAGATCCTGCGCCAGTGGTCGACGTTCCATCCCGAATTCGCGTGGCTGCCGCGCAAGTTCAAGATTGCGGTGTCCGGCTCGAAGGACGACCGTGCGGCCGTGCAGATCCACGACCTCGGCGTCTACCTGAAGAAGAACGAGCAGGGCGAGGTGGTCGCGAGCATTCTCGCGGGCGGCGGCCTCGGCCGTACGCCGATCGTCGGCGCGGTGATCAAGGAAGACCTGCCGTGGCAGCACCTGATCACGTACTGCGAAGCCGTGCTGCGCGTGTACAACCGCTACGGCCGCCGCGACAACCTGTACAAGGCGCGGATCAAGATCCTCGTGAAGGCGCTGTCGCCCGCGAAGTTCGCGCAGCAGGTCGAGGAAGAGTGGCAGCATCTGAAGGACGGCCCGTCGACGCTCACGCAGGCCGAACTCGACCGCGTGTCGCAGTACTTCCAGCCGCCCGTCTACGAGAAGCTTGCCGACACCGACGCGTCGTTCGAACAGCACCTGCTCGAGAACAAGGCGTTCGCGCGCTGGGTCGAGCGCAACGTCGCGCCGCACAAGGTGCCGGGCTACGCCGCCGTCACGCTGTCGCTGAAGGACCACCGCGTGGCCCCGGGCGATGCGACCGACGCGCAGATGGACCTGGTGGCCGACTGGGCCGACGCGTACTCGTTCGGCGAACTGCGCGTGTCGCACGAGCAGAACCTGATTCTCGCGAACGTGAAGAAGCGCGACCTGTTCGCGGTGTGGGAAAAGGCCAAAGCGGCTGGTTTCGCGACGCCGAACATCGGCCTGCTGACCGACATCATCGCGTGCCCGGGCGGCGACTTCTGCTCGCTCGCGAACGCGAAGTCGATCCCGATCGCGCTGGCGATCCAGCAGCGTTTCGACGACCTGGACTACGTGTACGACCTCGGCGACCTGTCGCTGAACATTTCCGGTTGCATGAACTCGTGCGGTCATCATCACGTGGGTAACATCGGCATCCTCGGCGTCGACAAGGACGGTGCCGAGTGGTACCAGGTATCGCTCGGCGGCGAGCAGGGCACGGGCCACAACGGCGCGCGCCTCGGCCGCGTGATCGGGCCGTCGTTCTCCGCGGAAGAAGTGCCGGACGTGATCGCGAAGCTGATCGACACGTTCGTTGAGGCGCGCGTCGACGGCGAGCGCTTCATCGACACGTACGATCGCATCGGCATCGCTCCGTTCAAGGAGCGTGTGTATGCGGCGCGCCAGGCAGTGAACGCGTAA
- a CDS encoding DUF934 domain-containing protein: MASIIKNRAVIDDAWQVVRAAEDGALPAVDALPAGKVLVPFALWQAERAALVAAKTKDELGVWLAPDSEPADLVADFGAISLIAVDFPRFADGRGYSIGRLLRERHGWTGELRAIGDVLRDQLLYMSRCGFDAFAVRADKDIHDALNAWGEFTQRYQGAFDEPAPLFRRRAAAADVKVSA, from the coding sequence ATGGCTTCGATTATCAAGAACCGCGCAGTGATCGACGACGCATGGCAGGTCGTGCGCGCGGCGGAAGACGGTGCGCTGCCCGCGGTCGACGCATTGCCGGCCGGCAAGGTGCTGGTGCCGTTCGCGCTGTGGCAGGCGGAGCGAGCGGCGCTCGTCGCCGCGAAGACGAAGGACGAACTCGGCGTGTGGCTGGCGCCGGACAGCGAGCCGGCCGATCTCGTGGCCGACTTCGGCGCGATCTCGCTGATCGCCGTCGACTTCCCGCGCTTCGCGGACGGCCGCGGCTACAGCATCGGCCGACTGCTGCGGGAGCGCCACGGCTGGACGGGCGAGCTGCGCGCGATCGGCGACGTGCTGCGCGACCAGCTGCTGTACATGTCGCGTTGCGGCTTCGACGCGTTCGCGGTGCGTGCCGACAAGGACATCCACGACGCGCTGAATGCGTGGGGCGAATTCACGCAGCGTTACCAGGGCGCGTTCGACGAGCCGGCGCCGCTGTTTCGCCGCCGCGCTGCCGCGGCCGACGTCAAGGTGAGCGCATGA
- a CDS encoding phosphoadenylyl-sulfate reductase → MSTATATVLTPELAAKVERLDALLAQIGARHEKVKFASSLAAEDMLLTHAILSKGVSIGIFSLNTGRLHAETLGMIDRVRERYGYEIEQFHPQQDAVDQYVAEHGLNAFYESVELRKSCCHIRKVEPLNRALADVGAWVTGQRREQSVTRAELHEEEQDEARGIAKYNPLADWTEADVWAYLKAFDVPVNPLHARGYPSIGCEPCTRAIRPGEDSRAGRWWWESRDTKECGLHITITPIPATADAGAAH, encoded by the coding sequence ATGAGCACCGCGACCGCCACCGTGCTGACGCCGGAACTCGCCGCGAAGGTCGAGCGCCTCGACGCGCTGCTCGCGCAGATCGGCGCGCGCCACGAGAAGGTGAAGTTCGCGAGCAGCCTCGCCGCGGAAGACATGCTGCTCACGCACGCGATCCTGTCGAAGGGCGTGTCGATCGGCATCTTCTCGCTGAACACCGGCCGCCTGCACGCGGAAACGCTGGGCATGATCGACCGTGTGCGCGAGCGCTACGGCTACGAGATCGAGCAGTTTCACCCGCAGCAGGACGCGGTCGACCAGTACGTCGCCGAGCACGGCCTGAACGCTTTCTACGAAAGCGTCGAGCTGCGCAAGTCGTGCTGCCACATCCGCAAGGTCGAGCCGCTGAACCGCGCGCTGGCCGACGTCGGCGCGTGGGTTACGGGCCAGCGCCGCGAGCAGTCGGTCACGCGTGCGGAGCTGCACGAGGAAGAACAGGACGAAGCGCGCGGGATCGCGAAGTACAACCCGCTCGCCGACTGGACGGAAGCCGACGTGTGGGCGTACCTGAAGGCGTTCGACGTGCCGGTCAACCCGCTGCATGCGCGCGGTTACCCGAGCATCGGTTGCGAACCCTGTACGCGTGCGATCCGTCCCGGCGAGGACAGCCGTGCGGGTCGCTGGTGGTGGGAGTCGCGCGACACGAAGGAATGCGGGCTGCACATCACGATCACGCCGATTCCCGCGACCGCCGATGCCGGCGCCGCGCACTGA
- the cysD gene encoding sulfate adenylyltransferase subunit CysD, producing the protein MSTTLEQSAFAPPTGADDRMGHLDWLEAESIHILRELVAECSKPALLFSGGKDSVVVLHLALKAFGLGANRKTTLPFPLVHIDTGHNYEEVIDFRDRRAQELGAELVVGHVEDSIKRGTVVLRRETDSRNAAQAVTLLETIEQHGYTALIGGARRDEEKARAKERIFSFRDEFGQWDPKAQRPELWSLYNARLHKGEHLRVFPISNWTELDVWQYIARENLELPSIYYAHEREIVRRNGLLVPVTPLTPMRDGESSEIAQVRFRTVGDISCTCPVESDADDVEKIIAETAVTEITERGATRMDDQASEAAMEQRKKQGYF; encoded by the coding sequence ATGAGCACGACGCTCGAGCAATCCGCCTTTGCCCCGCCCACCGGTGCCGACGACCGCATGGGCCACCTCGACTGGCTCGAAGCCGAGTCGATCCACATCCTGCGCGAGCTGGTCGCCGAGTGCAGCAAGCCGGCGCTGTTGTTCTCGGGCGGCAAGGATTCGGTCGTCGTGCTGCACCTCGCGCTGAAGGCATTCGGCCTCGGCGCGAACCGCAAGACGACGCTGCCGTTCCCGCTCGTGCACATCGACACGGGTCACAACTACGAGGAAGTGATCGACTTCCGCGATCGCCGTGCGCAAGAGCTCGGCGCCGAGCTGGTGGTCGGCCACGTCGAGGATTCGATCAAGCGCGGCACCGTCGTGCTGCGCCGCGAAACCGATTCGCGCAACGCCGCGCAGGCCGTCACGCTGCTCGAGACCATCGAACAGCACGGCTACACGGCGCTGATCGGCGGCGCGCGCCGCGACGAAGAGAAGGCGCGTGCGAAGGAACGGATCTTCTCGTTCCGCGACGAATTCGGCCAGTGGGATCCGAAGGCGCAGCGCCCGGAACTGTGGAGCCTGTACAACGCCCGCCTGCACAAGGGCGAGCACCTGCGCGTGTTCCCGATCTCGAACTGGACCGAACTCGACGTGTGGCAGTACATCGCGCGCGAGAACCTCGAACTGCCGTCGATCTACTACGCGCACGAGCGCGAGATCGTGCGCCGCAACGGGCTGCTCGTGCCGGTCACGCCGCTCACGCCGATGCGTGACGGCGAGTCGAGCGAGATCGCCCAGGTGCGCTTCCGCACGGTCGGCGACATCAGCTGCACGTGCCCGGTCGAGAGCGATGCGGACGACGTCGAGAAGATCATCGCCGAGACGGCGGTGACCGAGATCACCGAGCGCGGCGCGACCCGGATGGACGACCAGGCGTCCGAGGCCGCGATGGAACAGCGCAAGAAGCAAGGTTATTTCTGA
- a CDS encoding sulfate adenylyltransferase subunit 1 encodes MSIIENNEDLGVLRFITAGSVDDGKSTLIGRLLYDSKAVLSDQLSALSRAKNKRTVGDELDLALLTDGLEAEREQGITIDVAYRYFATAKRKFIIADTPGHEQYTRNMVTGASTAHAAIVLIDATRITVENGLVQLLPQTKRHSAIVKLLGLQHVIVAINKMDLVDYSEARFNEIRDAYVALAKQLGLTDVRFVPVSALKGDNIVGASERMPWYAGEPLLDVLESLPVETQAHDALRFPVQWVARQDGSSADDFRGYMGRIESGEVKVGDEIVVLPSNRTATIAEIVAPVPGGTASVAHAFAGQTVTIRLAEDVDVSRGDMFVTTAEPVEPAKKLEADLCWFDETPLSPQRKYLLKQTTSTVFAKIGAVKQVLDVHTLSHATDRQELKMNDIGRVALTLQKPIVCDTYDAHPGTGAFVLIDEATHHTVAAGMIRAFSA; translated from the coding sequence ATGAGCATCATCGAGAACAACGAAGACCTCGGCGTGCTGCGCTTCATCACCGCAGGCAGCGTCGACGACGGCAAGAGCACGCTGATCGGCCGCCTGCTGTACGACAGCAAGGCCGTACTGTCCGACCAGCTTTCCGCGTTGTCGCGCGCGAAGAACAAGCGCACGGTCGGCGACGAGCTCGACCTCGCGCTGCTGACGGACGGGCTCGAGGCCGAGCGTGAGCAGGGCATCACGATCGACGTTGCATACCGCTACTTCGCGACCGCGAAGCGCAAGTTCATCATCGCCGATACGCCGGGCCACGAGCAGTACACGCGCAACATGGTGACGGGCGCGTCGACGGCACACGCGGCGATCGTCCTGATCGACGCGACGCGCATCACGGTCGAGAACGGCCTCGTGCAGCTCCTGCCGCAGACCAAGCGCCACAGCGCGATCGTCAAGCTGCTCGGCCTGCAGCACGTGATCGTCGCGATCAACAAGATGGACCTCGTCGACTACAGCGAAGCGCGCTTCAACGAGATCCGCGACGCGTACGTCGCGCTCGCGAAGCAGCTCGGCCTGACCGACGTGCGTTTCGTGCCGGTGTCGGCGCTGAAGGGCGACAACATCGTCGGCGCGAGCGAGCGCATGCCGTGGTACGCGGGCGAACCGCTGCTCGACGTGCTCGAATCGCTGCCGGTCGAGACGCAGGCGCATGACGCGCTGCGTTTCCCGGTGCAGTGGGTCGCACGCCAGGACGGCAGCTCGGCCGACGATTTCCGCGGCTACATGGGCCGGATCGAGTCGGGCGAGGTGAAGGTCGGCGACGAAATCGTCGTGCTGCCGTCGAACCGCACCGCGACGATCGCCGAGATCGTCGCGCCGGTGCCGGGCGGCACCGCGTCCGTCGCGCATGCATTCGCGGGCCAGACGGTGACGATTCGCCTGGCGGAAGATGTCGACGTGTCGCGTGGCGACATGTTCGTCACGACCGCCGAGCCGGTCGAGCCGGCGAAGAAGCTCGAGGCCGACCTGTGCTGGTTCGACGAGACGCCGCTGTCGCCGCAGCGCAAGTACCTGCTGAAGCAGACCACCAGCACGGTGTTCGCGAAGATCGGCGCGGTCAAGCAAGTGCTCGACGTGCATACGCTGTCGCACGCGACCGACCGTCAGGAACTGAAGATGAACGACATCGGCCGCGTCGCGCTGACGCTGCAGAAGCCGATCGTCTGCGACACGTACGATGCGCATCCGGGCACGGGTGCGTTCGTGCTGATCGACGAGGCGACGCACCACACGGTCGCCGCCGGCATGATCCGGGCGTTCTCGGCCTAA
- the cobA gene encoding uroporphyrinogen-III C-methyltransferase has protein sequence MGKVYLIGAGPGAADLITVRGARLLEQADVVLHDALVEPAMLDYAPNARKIAVGKRCGQRSTAQHFINKQIVDAAREHACVVRLKGGDPMLFGRAEEEMRALEAAGIDYEVVPGITAALAGAATLKRSLTLRGVSRSVAFATHSRAAGSDEIREAARADSIVYYMGRDSAPGIAQELIDAGRAPATPVAIVEACSTARERTLTLTLAQMAAGDAQAWLDPAEPSLLMIGDAFAERTRRAKDGGALQDAA, from the coding sequence ATGGGCAAGGTGTATCTGATCGGAGCAGGGCCGGGCGCCGCGGACCTCATCACGGTGCGTGGCGCGCGGCTGCTCGAGCAAGCCGACGTCGTGCTGCACGACGCGCTCGTCGAGCCCGCGATGCTCGACTACGCGCCGAACGCGCGGAAGATCGCGGTCGGCAAGCGCTGCGGGCAGCGCTCGACCGCGCAGCACTTCATCAACAAGCAGATCGTCGACGCGGCGCGCGAGCATGCGTGCGTCGTGCGGCTGAAGGGCGGCGACCCGATGCTGTTCGGTCGCGCGGAAGAGGAAATGCGCGCGCTCGAGGCGGCCGGCATCGACTACGAGGTCGTGCCGGGGATCACCGCGGCGCTGGCCGGCGCGGCAACGCTGAAGCGCTCGCTGACGCTGCGCGGCGTGTCGCGCAGTGTCGCGTTCGCGACGCACAGCCGTGCCGCGGGCAGCGACGAGATTCGCGAAGCGGCACGCGCCGATTCGATCGTCTACTACATGGGCCGCGACAGCGCGCCCGGCATCGCGCAGGAACTGATCGACGCGGGCCGTGCGCCCGCGACGCCGGTGGCGATCGTCGAGGCCTGCAGCACCGCGCGCGAGCGCACGCTCACGCTGACGCTCGCGCAGATGGCGGCGGGTGACGCGCAGGCTTGGCTCGATCCCGCGGAACCGAGCTTGCTGATGATCGGCGATGCATTCGCCGAACGGACGCGGCGCGCGAAAGACGGCGGTGCGTTGCAGGATGCCGCTTGA
- a CDS encoding sirohydrochlorin chelatase, translated as MSSHGIVLFGHGARDPRWAEPFERLAARLRGAGASAPHVSLAFLELMTPSLDTAVAAQVAAGCTRITVVPVFFGQGGHVRRDLPQLVDACRAVHPGVEIRCATAVGEDDGVLDAIARYCIDQDGRGA; from the coding sequence ATGAGTTCGCACGGCATCGTCCTGTTCGGCCACGGCGCACGCGATCCGCGCTGGGCCGAGCCGTTCGAGCGGCTGGCCGCGCGGCTGCGCGGTGCCGGCGCGTCCGCGCCGCATGTGTCGCTCGCGTTCCTCGAACTGATGACGCCGTCGCTCGACACGGCCGTCGCCGCGCAGGTCGCGGCCGGCTGCACGCGCATCACCGTGGTACCGGTATTCTTCGGCCAGGGCGGCCATGTCCGTCGCGACCTGCCGCAACTCGTCGATGCGTGCCGCGCCGTGCATCCGGGCGTCGAGATCCGTTGCGCGACGGCCGTCGGGGAAGACGACGGCGTGCTCGATGCGATCGCACGCTACTGCATCGACCAGGACGGCCGCGGCGCGTAA
- the lptG gene encoding LPS export ABC transporter permease LptG, with protein sequence MRLYEKYFARQIYVTFVFILFAFSGLFFFFDLISELNSVGHGNYKFGYAVLRVALQTPSRFYEIIPVAALISAIYVFAQMAANSEFTIFRVSGLATNQALRSLLKIGIPLVIITYLIGEFVGPYADQLSERVRLQALGASVSSNFQSGVWVKDTLAARENGEQVTRFVNVGSLSPDSTISNVRIYEFDSKFQLQNVRIAQTGSYEPPGHWLLKGVTETELTPIKPISGQPADALNPVYRSQQVTLPEYRLRSDLTPQILSVLLVSPERMSIINLFRYIQHLHENQQDTQRYDIALWRKLIYPFAVFVMLVLSLPFAYLHTRAGVVGVKVFGGIMLGMSFQLLNTLFSHIGTLNTWPAPLTAATPGLIYLALGLFALKWVDRH encoded by the coding sequence ATGCGGCTCTATGAAAAATACTTCGCGCGGCAGATCTACGTCACGTTCGTCTTCATCCTGTTCGCGTTCTCGGGCCTGTTCTTCTTCTTCGACCTGATCAGCGAACTGAACTCGGTCGGGCACGGCAACTACAAGTTCGGCTACGCGGTGCTGCGCGTCGCGCTGCAGACGCCGTCGCGCTTCTACGAGATCATCCCGGTCGCCGCGCTGATCAGCGCGATCTACGTGTTCGCGCAGATGGCCGCGAACTCGGAATTCACGATCTTCCGCGTGTCGGGCCTCGCGACCAACCAGGCGCTGCGCTCGCTGCTGAAGATCGGCATTCCGCTCGTGATCATCACCTACCTGATCGGCGAGTTCGTCGGCCCGTACGCCGACCAGCTGTCCGAACGCGTGCGGCTGCAGGCGCTCGGCGCGTCGGTGTCGTCGAACTTCCAGTCGGGCGTGTGGGTGAAGGACACGCTCGCGGCCCGCGAGAACGGCGAGCAGGTCACGCGCTTCGTGAACGTCGGCAGCCTGTCGCCCGATTCGACGATCAGCAATGTGCGCATCTACGAATTCGATTCGAAATTCCAGCTGCAGAACGTGCGGATCGCCCAGACGGGCAGCTACGAGCCGCCGGGCCACTGGCTGCTCAAGGGTGTCACGGAGACCGAACTGACGCCGATCAAGCCGATCAGCGGCCAGCCGGCCGACGCGCTGAACCCCGTATACCGGTCGCAGCAGGTGACGCTGCCCGAATACCGGCTGCGCTCGGACCTGACACCGCAGATCCTGTCGGTGCTGCTCGTGTCGCCGGAACGGATGTCGATCATCAACCTGTTCCGCTACATCCAGCACTTGCACGAGAACCAGCAGGACACGCAACGCTACGACATCGCGCTGTGGCGCAAGCTGATCTACCCGTTCGCAGTGTTCGTGATGCTGGTGCTGTCGCTGCCGTTCGCCTACCTGCATACGCGCGCCGGCGTGGTCGGCGTGAAGGTGTTCGGCGGCATCATGCTCGGCATGAGCTTCCAACTGCTCAACACGCTGTTCTCGCACATCGGCACGCTGAACACGTGGCCCGCGCCGCTGACCGCGGCGACGCCGGGCCTGATCTATCTCGCGCTCGGCCTGTTCGCGCTCAAGTGGGTCGACCGGCACTGA
- the lptF gene encoding LPS export ABC transporter permease LptF, whose protein sequence is MIFERSLQRELAYTAGAVFMVLLTIMLTTMMIRIVGYAASGEIDPRDVLVLIGLTVIGYLAVMLVVTLFVSILFVLTRWYRDSEMVVWLASGVSLTRLIKPIGVFATPIVLLIAFFAFVGWPWSNQQSKMIKARFQQRDEISLLAPGQFRESATNHRVFFIEKMSPDQSKVQNVFVTSTENGKVNVVVSHTGHTETRDGDRFVVLEDGRRYDGTPGQPNFKIMEFQRYGVKITSTPVTNVPTTNSTPTPELLRNPTRDNLAEFAWRAGLPLIAINLLVLGIPLSYQNPRRSRTINLVMAVLIYLTYSNLLNVVQAQIEQGKMSFGVGLVGLHAVVAVIVAFIFWLRVRNRPLFTRALFGRSGA, encoded by the coding sequence ATGATCTTCGAACGCTCCCTCCAGCGCGAGCTTGCGTATACGGCTGGCGCCGTGTTCATGGTGCTGCTCACGATCATGCTCACGACGATGATGATCCGCATCGTCGGCTATGCCGCGTCCGGCGAAATCGATCCGCGGGACGTGCTCGTGCTGATCGGCCTGACCGTCATCGGCTATCTCGCCGTGATGCTCGTCGTCACGCTATTCGTGTCGATCCTGTTCGTGCTGACCCGGTGGTACCGGGACTCCGAAATGGTCGTCTGGCTCGCGTCGGGCGTGAGCCTCACGCGCCTGATCAAGCCGATCGGCGTGTTCGCCACGCCGATCGTCCTGCTGATCGCGTTCTTCGCGTTCGTCGGCTGGCCGTGGTCGAACCAGCAGAGCAAGATGATCAAGGCGCGCTTCCAGCAGCGCGACGAGATCTCGCTGCTCGCGCCCGGCCAGTTCCGCGAATCGGCCACGAACCATCGCGTGTTCTTCATCGAGAAGATGTCGCCGGACCAGAGCAAGGTGCAGAACGTGTTCGTCACGTCGACCGAAAACGGCAAGGTGAATGTCGTCGTGTCGCACACGGGCCATACGGAAACCCGTGACGGCGACCGTTTCGTCGTGCTGGAAGACGGCCGCCGCTACGACGGCACGCCTGGCCAGCCGAACTTCAAGATCATGGAGTTCCAGCGCTACGGCGTGAAGATCACGAGCACCCCGGTCACCAACGTGCCGACCACCAACAGCACGCCAACACCGGAGCTGCTGCGCAACCCGACGCGTGACAACCTCGCGGAATTCGCATGGCGCGCGGGGCTGCCGCTGATCGCGATCAACCTGCTGGTGCTCGGCATCCCGTTGTCGTACCAGAACCCGCGCCGCAGCCGCACGATCAACCTCGTGATGGCCGTACTGATCTACCTCACTTACTCGAACCTGCTGAACGTCGTCCAGGCGCAGATCGAACAGGGCAAGATGTCGTTCGGCGTCGGCCTCGTCGGCCTGCACGCGGTCGTCGCGGTGATCGTCGCGTTCATCTTCTGGTTGCGCGTGCGCAATCGTCCGCTGTTTACACGCGCGCTGTTCGGCCGCTCGGGAGCATGA
- a CDS encoding leucyl aminopeptidase, which translates to MDFSIKGCDWSKGEAKGFLTGKSDCIVLGIFEAQTLSGAALDIDTATKGLISRVVKAGDMDGKRGKTLFLHEVSGIGASRVLLVGLGKQDAFNQKAYNDAVTAAWRALLATKVVQVTFSLAQLPVDERGSDWGVRAAILALRNETYRFTQMKSKPEPASHTLKRVVFSVDPSDEKAAKLAIKQAVALANGMDLTRDLGNLPGNVCTPTYLGNTAKQIAKDWGLKAEVLGLKQIQALKMGSFLSVARASVEPPQFIVLHYQGAAAKAAPVVLVGKGITFDTGGISLKPGEGMDEMKYDMCGAGSVLGTMRAVAEMGLKINVVAIVPTCENMPGGNATKPGDIVTSMKGLTIEVLNTDAEGRLILCDALTYAERFKPAAVIDVATLTGACVIALGGHNSGLFSKDDALAGELLDASREANDPAWRMPLDDEYQDQLKSNFADIANIGGRPAGAVTAACFLSRFTENYPWAHLDIAGTAWKGGAAKGATGRPVPLLAQFLIDRAGQ; encoded by the coding sequence ATGGACTTTAGCATAAAAGGCTGTGATTGGAGCAAAGGCGAGGCCAAGGGGTTCCTGACCGGGAAGTCCGACTGCATCGTGCTCGGCATTTTCGAGGCGCAGACCCTCTCGGGCGCGGCGCTCGACATCGACACGGCCACCAAGGGACTGATCTCGCGCGTGGTGAAGGCCGGCGACATGGACGGCAAGCGCGGCAAGACCCTGTTCCTGCACGAAGTATCGGGCATCGGCGCGTCGCGCGTGCTGCTCGTCGGCCTCGGCAAGCAGGATGCTTTCAATCAGAAAGCCTACAACGACGCAGTGACGGCCGCGTGGCGCGCACTGCTGGCGACCAAGGTCGTCCAGGTCACGTTCTCGCTCGCGCAACTGCCGGTCGACGAGCGCGGCTCCGACTGGGGCGTGCGCGCGGCGATTCTCGCGCTGCGCAACGAGACGTACCGCTTCACGCAGATGAAGAGCAAGCCGGAGCCGGCGTCGCATACGCTCAAGCGCGTCGTGTTCAGCGTCGATCCGTCCGACGAAAAGGCGGCGAAGCTGGCGATCAAGCAGGCTGTCGCGCTGGCGAACGGGATGGACCTGACCCGCGACCTCGGCAACCTGCCGGGTAACGTGTGCACGCCGACCTATCTCGGCAACACCGCGAAGCAGATCGCGAAGGATTGGGGCCTGAAGGCCGAGGTGCTCGGCCTGAAGCAGATCCAGGCGCTCAAGATGGGGTCGTTCCTGTCGGTCGCGCGTGCGTCGGTCGAGCCGCCGCAGTTCATCGTGCTGCACTACCAGGGCGCCGCCGCGAAGGCCGCGCCGGTCGTGCTGGTCGGCAAGGGCATCACGTTCGACACGGGCGGTATCTCGCTGAAGCCGGGCGAGGGCATGGACGAGATGAAGTACGACATGTGCGGCGCGGGTTCGGTGCTCGGCACGATGCGTGCAGTTGCCGAAATGGGCCTGAAGATCAACGTCGTCGCGATCGTGCCGACCTGCGAGAACATGCCGGGCGGCAACGCGACGAAGCCGGGCGACATCGTCACCAGCATGAAGGGGCTGACGATCGAGGTGCTGAACACCGACGCCGAGGGCCGCCTGATCCTGTGCGACGCGCTGACCTACGCGGAGCGCTTCAAGCCAGCCGCGGTGATCGACGTCGCGACGCTGACGGGTGCGTGCGTGATCGCGCTCGGCGGCCACAACAGCGGCCTGTTCTCGAAGGACGATGCGCTCGCGGGCGAACTGCTCGACGCCTCGCGCGAAGCGAACGACCCGGCATGGCGCATGCCGCTCGACGACGAGTACCAGGATCAGCTGAAGTCGAATTTCGCGGACATCGCGAACATCGGCGGGCGTCCGGCCGGCGCCGTGACGGCTGCGTGCTTCCTCTCGCGCTTCACCGAAAACTATCCGTGGGCGCACCTGGACATCGCCGGTACCGCATGGAAGGGTGGTGCCGCGAAGGGCGCGACCGGCCGTCCGGTGCCGCTGCTCGCGCAGTTCCTGATCGACCGCGCCGGCCAGTGA
- a CDS encoding DNA polymerase III subunit chi — protein sequence MTRIDFHSNVGDSLAYACRLLRKAYLAGQPVVVLAEPARLRALDEQLWTFSPLDFIPHCGVDSAHAAGTPIVLTADLDQAPHHHVLLNLGAAVPAQFARFERLLEVVGNAPDELAAGRDRYRFYRDRGYALNNYKQGS from the coding sequence ATGACGCGAATCGATTTCCATTCGAACGTCGGCGATTCGCTCGCGTACGCGTGCCGGCTGCTGCGCAAGGCCTACCTGGCCGGGCAGCCGGTCGTCGTGCTCGCGGAACCCGCGCGCTTGCGCGCACTCGACGAGCAGCTCTGGACGTTTTCGCCGCTCGATTTCATCCCGCATTGCGGCGTCGACAGCGCGCACGCGGCCGGCACGCCGATCGTGCTGACCGCCGACCTCGACCAGGCGCCGCATCATCACGTGCTGCTGAACCTCGGCGCGGCCGTGCCCGCGCAGTTCGCCCGCTTCGAGCGCCTGCTCGAAGTGGTCGGCAATGCGCCGGACGAGCTGGCCGCGGGCCGCGACCGCTACCGCTTCTACCGCGATCGCGGATACGCGCTGAACAACTACAAGCAGGGCAGCTGA